Part of the Nostoc sp. ATCC 53789 genome, AAGTATGTTATGCAAGAATCAACTACCCACCTCTAAACGTAAATCTTTTCGTTTCAATAAGATATTAGTAGCGATCGCGGGTGCTGCTGTCTTGCCAAGTACTATCCTTGGTGCTAGTGTTACCACTGTTACTACTTTTATTCCAAAAAATGTCTCCAAGAGCAATCAAATTGATGATACCGCATTCAATGCAGATGTCTGCGTGCAGTATGACACAAGTACAATTGTCACAAATACCTGCGTCTTCGTCATCCTAAATCCTTAATTATAAGTATTGAACCGGACTTCTAAAGGAAGCTGTTCTTGAGCAGGAGAAGTGCATTCGTTTATATTTCAAAATCGGCTGCTATGTACTCGACTGGAGATGGTTTTTTTATCTAATAAAAAATAAAAGTAAAAAAGGGATATTTTATATTTAATTAATTTCACTTAATTGGAATTACATAGATGTAAATCCGGACTATGAGAATTTTAAAATCTTTGTAATTTAATAATTCAGAATTGTGTTGGTATTTACTGTTAATGATTTATCTTCTGGGGATGAAATCGCTGCTTGGTCTAGGTTTCATTTTTCCGTTAACTCCATTGGATAATTTAAGTAGACATAATTGTGTTTGAAAATATGCAATTTTTCAGAATAAAATAGTGGGATTATTTCAAAGGATATAGTGATAATACTTTAGGGTAATTGATTTGTGACTGGTGATAATGTTAGTATTATGGGGTGGGTTGATTTTGGGTTTATTATCTCCAACAATTAACTTGTAATGTATCATAGACCAGAATTCATCAGTATTGCCAATTAATTGATTAGCAGTGTGAAATGGTTGTGGGTCTGAATATCTAGACTTGATACCACTAAATTGATGAGGTTACAGAGGAGCAAATAACCATGAGCAACTTAACATCTCCACCTACCGAAGTTCAAAAAACGAAGAAAAAAAGTTTAGCCGCAGATAAAAAACCTCGAGCTACAGATGATATTGTGCGTAGTTATCTGCAAGAGATCGGGCGTGTAGATTTGTTGACTCGCGAACAAGAGGTTATTTTTGCCCAACAAGTGCAGCTAATGATGAATTTACTAGCTGCTAAAGAAGAATTAGCTGTGAAATTAGACCATGAACCCACACTGCAAGAATGGGCAGATCGAGTGGAGTTAGGTGCTGAGGTGCTAGAGCTACAGTTAAGTCAGGGCCACCAAGCCAAGCAGAAAATGATTCAGGCTAATCTCCGGTTAGTGGTAGCAGTGGCTAAGAAATACCAGCACCGCAATCTGGAATTTATGGATCTAATTCAAGAAGGTACTTTGGGTTTAGAGCGAGGGGTGGATAAATTTGATCCTGCTCTTGGCTATAAGTTTTCTACCTACGCTTACTGGTGGATTCGTCAAGGAATTACGCGAGCGATCGCTCAACAAGGACGGACAATTCGCTTACCGATTCATGTCTTTGAGAAACTGAACAAAATTAAACGGGTACAGCGAGAATTATCTCAACAGCTAGGTCGCGTTCCCACTACTGCTGAAATTGCTAATGCGTTATCTTTGACACCTAGCCAAGTTAGAGAGTGTTTATACTTGGCTCGTCAACCTTTCTCGCTAGAGGCGCGAGTTGGTGAACAGCAAGATACAGAATTGCAGGACATCCTAGAGGATGACGGCCCTTCTCCTGAAGACTATGCAGTTGAAGAATCTCTCCACCAAGACTTACAAGACTTGTTGGCAAAGTTGTCTCCGCAACAGCGAGAAATATTAACCCTACGATTTGGTCTGACTGATGGCTATGAACTTTCTTTAGCACAGATTGGCGATCGCATGGGTATTAGTCGAGAACGGGTACGTCAGATTGAGCAAAAAGCTCTCAGTCTCCTCCGACGACAAAAGGAACAAGTACGTAGTTATTTAGCTAGCTGAGGTTATTTTTCCACAATTTAGATCAATAAAATTTGGTCATTTTGGGGGAAAATAAACCTAAGAAATCTCTATCAAAGATTTGATATGGGCACATCAAAAACAGTGCAAGAATTGCAAGCCCAATGGGTGAGTTCTGAAAACTTTCGGCGTTATGGACAAGTAATTTTTGCTAGTCTTGATGGCAAAAGTTACGATGTGGAAGATGCCCAGTTAAACCTGCAAAATGGGATTCCACGATTTTATATCATGCGGTTGGAGAAGAGAGGACGAAAGTTTCACAAAATTACTCGCCATGTACAATGCACTCAATGTCTGGGTTCTTTGGAAGGGAAGGATTGGTTAATTGCTGTTTGTCCTCCTCATAATGATGTGAATGAACCAGTATTAGAAGAGATTGCTGCTTTCCGCATTCCGGGGAATTGTTTTATCAAGCTACATGAGGGTACTTGGCACGCTGGCCCCCATTTTGACCATGAAGCTGTGGATTTTTATAATTTGGAATTAGCTGATACAAATGTGGTGGATCATTTCACTCATGATTTTTTTAAGAGTCATCAATTAGAGTTTGAGATGATTCTATAAATGTGGTTCTCCTAAATTTGCGATCGCTTCTTGTTTCACTTTTCGAATAT contains:
- a CDS encoding DUF3172 domain-containing protein — encoded protein: MLCKNQLPTSKRKSFRFNKILVAIAGAAVLPSTILGASVTTVTTFIPKNVSKSNQIDDTAFNADVCVQYDTSTIVTNTCVFVILNP
- a CDS encoding RNA polymerase sigma factor, RpoD/SigA family gives rise to the protein MSNLTSPPTEVQKTKKKSLAADKKPRATDDIVRSYLQEIGRVDLLTREQEVIFAQQVQLMMNLLAAKEELAVKLDHEPTLQEWADRVELGAEVLELQLSQGHQAKQKMIQANLRLVVAVAKKYQHRNLEFMDLIQEGTLGLERGVDKFDPALGYKFSTYAYWWIRQGITRAIAQQGRTIRLPIHVFEKLNKIKRVQRELSQQLGRVPTTAEIANALSLTPSQVRECLYLARQPFSLEARVGEQQDTELQDILEDDGPSPEDYAVEESLHQDLQDLLAKLSPQQREILTLRFGLTDGYELSLAQIGDRMGISRERVRQIEQKALSLLRRQKEQVRSYLAS
- a CDS encoding ureidoglycolate lyase; protein product: MGTSKTVQELQAQWVSSENFRRYGQVIFASLDGKSYDVEDAQLNLQNGIPRFYIMRLEKRGRKFHKITRHVQCTQCLGSLEGKDWLIAVCPPHNDVNEPVLEEIAAFRIPGNCFIKLHEGTWHAGPHFDHEAVDFYNLELADTNVVDHFTHDFFKSHQLEFEMIL